Part of the Paramisgurnus dabryanus chromosome 21, PD_genome_1.1, whole genome shotgun sequence genome, AATCATACACATACTTCTGCAGTCATGCTGGCGATCCGGTCAGCTGCGATGTTGCCACACAGAACGTTCCGGCGTAAATCCGGGTTTTTTTGGTCCTTGAGGTTGGAGATGCGACTCCTCAATCTGGTCTTATATTTTATGTCAGTGGATTTAAACTCCTGGTAGATAGGTGAATCATGAGGTCAAGGAAGCACAGTGTTGACTTTAAACATCCCACAATCACATTTCCTTTAAACATTGAGAGAAAATACATATGCAAACTTTTGCACCGCATTTGCACCTGTAGCTCAACCGATACAAGCATTGTAATAGCAGGGCACATTCtgataaaaaaatcactttggATCAAAGCATCTCCGAAATGGATGGGCAAAGGTATTCAGAGCATTGGACAGTGTTTGGTTTAGTTCAGCGTCAAAAAACGATTCAAAGGTCACCTAGGAGGAGTAATTGACttttatatgttgtttaatAGATGTTGCGGTGACAGATCTTTTAGCAATTTCAATCAGTGTGTGACAAACCTGGTGATACCGGTATTActgggtgggaggggcttataaatgcatgCAGCCATGTGCATTTTTACTTTCACTTCAGAATGAGATGCAATTATTTAACTCTTCCCCACcagaggtttttttttttaagttgccagccagcgccagaactttttatgattttcacaaaggtttaatgccttccagaattTTTTCAAAAAGGGAAgcagcagctcatttgcatttaaagagacacacacacaaaacggcACCTCCAAAAACAGGCCTTTTCAACatggtataataaattatctatagggTATTTGGACCTTAAACTTCACAGGCACATTTTGGGTACACCTATAactaatgttacatttttacaaaaatacataTCAGGTGGCCTTTAAGTAACAAAAAAGGATATCATCTTCAATCTGAGCTGCCAGATGTTCACAGTCTGCTCCAATAGTTTGGTAATCACCTGCGAAAAACCACAAGTTAGTACTTCTGATCATTAACTTATATTTACTGTAGCTGATGCAGATCAGTGGTTGTGTTCCTGTTAACGTGTTCATCTCTTACCGTCTGTCTGAAGGGCTGCCACCAGCAGCTCTCTGCATTTAGTCCGCACGCTGTCCGTCGTAACAGGGGTAGGTGGGAAGGAGGTAAACTTGGGGGTTACAGGGGTTGTGGGAGTTTTTGGCGTCTCCGGTTTGTTACTACACAACAATATTAACAAAGGGTAACAACAGGCTACACTTTTTATAACATTAACCACTGATTTTGAAGCATGTCAATGGTTGGATCCCACACACCTGGTGTCACTGGATCCAGGAGAGTCTTTAGAAGACGACGACTGGAGAGGAGATCCTACTTTTTTCTTCTCCTCTGATTTACCCTCAGCTCCATCTGCACCAAAGACAAGGCGTATAGAAATTCAACAtcaaattattaattaattaatttattcattcttAACACAATTCCAGCATCTATGACTATATTCATGCAGAAAACTGGTTAATCTATGCACGCGCAGGGAAAGGGCAattccaattcacctaacctggTCTTTATATGAATTTAAAGGCATCGTGGCAAAATAACAAACAATCAGAAACCAAAGTACCCAGCAGTTTCTTCCAGGCCTTGATGAGTGATTTGGCCAGAGTCTGGACCTCCTCTTCTGAGCTCTGTTTCCGCACCGCGTTCACTGACATCCCAATCCGGGTGGACTGAAGTGTAAAGAGAGAAGCAAATTGATACAAGAGAAAGACCACAATTTTACTCATTTTTGCTGTTTTGACGAATGTCTAAATTACTGCGTGTGAAAAACCTGGTGATACCGGTATCACCGTGTGAGAGGGGCTTACACATTCGCATGCAGCCATGTGcatttactttcacttttgaattagagGCTATAAttgaactctttccccaccagaactttttttttaaagttgccggTCAGCGGCAGAATTTTTTGGGATTTTCACAAAAgcttaatgccttccagaaaagatttttctttaaatatataaacatgcagtatatcaaatgaaagaacagaccctctgcttatcacctctcaaatatgggtaggtttcttcaaaaatacaaaatttcgAACAAAAACGTACACAGAGTTTTAGCTTTTTTGGCTTTAgaggatgcttcagtgtttaaTAAGTTGGGTAacagcaccacctggtggataatagtgaaaatatggattgccataaaaactcattGGCAAAGCTTAATTGAAGTCTAAATTACTGTCTGACGGCAAAGGTTCAAAGACGAAGTACAAATTTAGATAGTATAGAGATTAAAATGCAATTAAACACCTTCTCAAAAACAGCCGTAAGCAAAAAGCATCTTATGATTGCAATGCTTTGACTATAGCACAAAAAAGCttcaaatgtgtaaaaaaaaaaattgaggaATAATACTGCAACTAAATACAGAAGTACAAAATTACCCGACAGATCTTACAGTACAGTTTTGGTCTAATCCCAAATGTTGCCATGTAAAAGCAAACTGAACCAACGCATAGCTGAATACTGGTCTGAAAACACGCGAAACCTTCTTATGGGCATTTCACACTGTGTGAGGCAAGCGACATAATCCCCGCACGGCTACAGCTATTCTCGTGTAGTgccgttttgtgcagcatttagtcaCTTTATTCCGGGCGGgtcattaaaaaacaaaataaaaacaacgtATGTATTTgggaatatatattttcatattttattaggtTCTTTGATAAGGTTAAATTATGTAGCAACATAACTTGCGCAACATAACTCGATTTTCCCAAAACTTTGGCCTCACGTCAAAAAAACGCCTAGCAGCGCACACTGCCagccacaacaacaaaaaaaccgGAGAAATAAAAGTGAAGATGAAATACGAGGTGCGCGGGAAATTAAGGTCGGGAATTTGTGAATTGATATTACAAACGCTGCTTGTTTTTAATCTTGTTATTAATATGAACATGCTGGTTTCTGTGGTTCATAAGCGTATTGGCTGTTTCCAAGCACTTTTTGGCTGAAATAAAGTCTCTGAAAACAGggttcaaattcaaggacctttcaaggacattccaggtccaataccctcaaattcaagaactaaatgtggggacacatttcaagtaagagcaaggttacattgtgttacctttaaagatacattgttacagtttcctTTCGATGAAACTCGCGCTGCATCATTGCATTGACACTTTTGGGATGCCTCGAAGGGAAAGTGCGTATCGAGGTGTATATCAAATTctaccaatggtgaggcttaacagcaaagacagggtgacgtgggagccaggaagtatatcgatATTTGAAATATTGCCAACGACGGctttacagggacgcaggaagtatggcaaaggagacgcagcgtctcgttcccttctcaggtaACAACTTTACTTACGTAACccgagatgttttcatgtgtcaaacacaactatgcaaaaaaacattttggtatgaatcaacattcagaagatataagcatttaaaacgaacagtttagcacgtgtgcttaaaaagtctaga contains:
- the tcea2 gene encoding transcription elongation factor A protein 2 is translated as MVKDQEVERIAKKLDKMVHKKNTDGAIDLLRELKNMKMSLETLQSTRIGMSVNAVRKQSSEEEVQTLAKSLIKAWKKLLDGAEGKSEEKKKVGSPLQSSSSKDSPGSSDTSNKPETPKTPTTPVTPKFTSFPPTPVTTDSVRTKCRELLVAALQTDGDYQTIGADCEHLAAQIEDAIYQEFKSTDIKYKTRLRSRISNLKDQKNPDLRRNVLCGNIAADRIASMTAEEMASAELKEIRKALTKESIREHQLSKVGGTETDMFVCGKCKGKNCTYTQVQTRSADEPMTTFVLCNECGNRWKFC